Proteins from a single region of Streptomyces vinaceus:
- a CDS encoding lantibiotic dehydratase, whose protein sequence is MRSLIGRLTALTAQEDALRPALCDDLFASRPGHDEDFHRQVVLPLRRALHNGRVPRPALLARLADLPVRVPRLGSWLDLCGLRDALLAELAAAAPEALTAERSALAQLCRSPGFTRAVALTSADLLRAVSRAARDEGGRRARKEEPSVLRHALRASTKTSPLSWFTAVGWSGAPGPSAGPQAALRSVVREHRTLVEALAAALLEEPRRRRALAHRMTSSARHTDDGRALYTRDHTLFAGGRYLVTHEESVELAVRPALTALDALAAEPAPLDELAARLGPALGRSGADPAVVRFLDQLTDGGLLVPVAPVDPQHPYPLRALADWLRRWPEDAALGDRIDRIAADTAGFADAPAEQRPALLAELAERWRRLLADVGRPVPADAAALNVLSEDVLVEGGPSGDVLVEGGPSGEVLVEGGHPSPGPAGALTGADRAVLGELTALAELFDLGHLMRRAALERFTARYGRGGTCPAPWEFGPDTAAAWEETARLAVRPSGDPGLSRELAELALLREELTESVRAAAAAAPGGWAEELVLPAEEVRALAGRLPHWTSARPLSYAWFVQRALPRGLLCVNHVYGGWGRFTSRFLDDLPAGAAAQVAHEIRRALGDGARAAQIRPVGGFNANLHPLLVDEEIGPDRFRSTFSEADVELVHDTAADQLRLRLRATGEPLDVLYLGFLAPVMLPQRLAPFLCDHPGGVVDFRRLLPRRALAAPGGEVRHTPRLRHGHAVLARQRWHLPADVLAALRADLAADPAVVPAAAVARWRALLGLPEQLFLHAVPEPAAGRPAEDFVRSLRAPKPQALDLGSALHLRCLSGWLARHTRGVVLEESLPVFGGRSRPAHAVELIAETYRAARTARSG, encoded by the coding sequence GTGCGGTCCCTGATCGGCCGGCTCACCGCCCTCACCGCACAGGAGGACGCACTGCGTCCGGCCCTGTGCGACGACCTCTTCGCCTCCCGGCCCGGACACGACGAGGACTTCCACCGGCAGGTGGTGCTCCCGCTGCGCCGGGCCCTGCACAACGGCCGCGTCCCCCGCCCCGCCCTGCTGGCCCGCCTCGCCGATCTGCCCGTACGGGTGCCCCGGCTCGGGAGCTGGCTGGACCTGTGCGGGCTCCGTGACGCCCTCCTCGCGGAGCTGGCGGCGGCCGCACCCGAGGCCCTGACCGCCGAACGCTCCGCCCTCGCGCAGCTGTGCCGCTCCCCCGGCTTCACCCGGGCCGTCGCCCTCACCAGCGCCGATCTGCTGCGCGCGGTGTCCCGGGCGGCCCGGGACGAAGGCGGGCGCAGGGCCCGCAAGGAGGAGCCCTCGGTACTGCGGCACGCCCTGCGCGCCAGTACGAAGACCAGTCCCCTGTCGTGGTTCACCGCCGTGGGCTGGTCCGGCGCCCCGGGCCCGTCGGCCGGGCCGCAAGCGGCGCTGCGGTCCGTGGTGCGCGAGCACCGGACCCTCGTCGAGGCGCTCGCCGCCGCGCTGCTGGAGGAACCGCGCCGCCGACGCGCCCTGGCCCACCGTATGACCAGCAGCGCCCGGCACACCGACGACGGGCGGGCCCTGTACACACGGGACCACACGCTCTTCGCGGGCGGCCGGTACCTGGTCACCCACGAGGAGTCGGTCGAGCTCGCCGTCCGCCCCGCCCTGACGGCGCTGGACGCGCTCGCGGCCGAACCCGCGCCCCTCGACGAGCTGGCGGCCCGGCTCGGTCCGGCCCTCGGCCGCTCCGGTGCCGACCCCGCCGTCGTCCGCTTCCTGGACCAGCTCACCGACGGCGGTCTGCTGGTCCCCGTGGCCCCCGTCGATCCGCAGCACCCGTACCCGCTGCGCGCTCTGGCCGACTGGTTGCGCCGATGGCCCGAGGACGCGGCGCTCGGCGACCGGATCGACCGGATCGCCGCCGACACCGCCGGGTTCGCGGACGCCCCGGCGGAGCAGCGGCCCGCTCTGCTGGCCGAGTTGGCGGAGCGCTGGCGCCGCCTGCTCGCGGACGTCGGCCGGCCCGTACCGGCCGATGCCGCCGCGTTGAACGTGCTCTCGGAGGACGTGCTCGTCGAGGGCGGGCCCTCCGGGGACGTGCTCGTCGAGGGCGGGCCCTCCGGGGAGGTACTCGTCGAGGGCGGGCACCCCAGCCCGGGCCCCGCCGGTGCGCTGACCGGCGCGGACCGGGCCGTACTCGGCGAACTCACCGCCCTGGCAGAGCTTTTCGACCTCGGGCACCTGATGCGGCGGGCCGCGCTGGAGCGCTTCACCGCCCGCTACGGGCGCGGCGGGACCTGCCCGGCCCCCTGGGAGTTCGGCCCCGACACCGCCGCCGCGTGGGAGGAGACCGCGCGTCTCGCCGTCCGGCCGTCCGGCGACCCGGGACTCTCCCGCGAGCTGGCCGAACTGGCCCTGCTGCGGGAGGAGTTAACCGAAAGTGTGCGGGCCGCTGCGGCTGCCGCACCCGGCGGCTGGGCCGAGGAGCTCGTCCTGCCCGCCGAGGAGGTCCGCGCCCTCGCCGGCCGGCTGCCCCACTGGACCTCCGCCCGCCCCCTGAGCTACGCGTGGTTCGTCCAGCGGGCCCTCCCCCGCGGCCTGCTCTGCGTCAACCACGTCTACGGCGGCTGGGGTCGCTTCACCAGCCGCTTCCTGGACGACCTGCCCGCGGGCGCCGCCGCACAGGTGGCCCACGAGATCCGCCGCGCGCTGGGCGACGGAGCCCGGGCCGCCCAGATCCGGCCGGTCGGCGGCTTCAACGCCAACCTCCATCCGCTGCTGGTCGACGAGGAGATCGGCCCCGACCGGTTCCGGAGCACGTTCTCCGAAGCCGACGTGGAGCTGGTCCACGACACCGCCGCCGACCAGCTCCGGCTGCGGCTGCGGGCCACCGGCGAACCCCTCGACGTCCTCTACCTCGGCTTCCTCGCCCCGGTCATGCTGCCGCAGCGCCTCGCGCCGTTCCTCTGCGACCACCCGGGCGGCGTCGTCGACTTCCGGCGGCTCCTCCCCCGCCGCGCCCTGGCCGCCCCCGGCGGAGAGGTGCGGCACACCCCCCGGCTGCGCCACGGGCACGCGGTGCTCGCCCGGCAGCGCTGGCACCTGCCCGCAGATGTACTGGCCGCACTCCGCGCCGACCTCGCGGCCGACCCCGCGGTGGTGCCGGCCGCCGCGGTGGCGCGTTGGCGGGCCCTGCTGGGCCTTCCGGAGCAGCTGTTCCTGCACGCCGTGCCGGAACCCGCCGCCGGGCGCCCCGCCGAGGACTTCGTACGGAGTCTGCGCGCGCCGAAGCCGCAGGCCCTCGACCTGGGCAGCGCCCTGCACCTGCGCTGCCTCTCCGGCTGGCTGGCCCGCCATACGCGCGGCGTGGTCCTGGAGGAATCACTGCCCGTCTTCGGCGGCCGGAGCCGCCCCGCGCATGCCGTGGAACTCATCGCCGAGACGTACCGGGCCGCACGCACCGCCCGGTCGGGCTGA
- a CDS encoding lantibiotic dehydratase C-terminal domain-containing protein yields the protein MNAPATSPDTARPAATAATALDVVVHHYEPVKAPLLREAVLPLARQAAADGLTAHVERHWLYGPHLRLRLRGLPGPVAAAAERTAAELRARVASHPSRAAVDERRLLAQAEAAGRAELVPPPYGPLVPDNTVRVEPVDRSSLTALIGPDGVRLREDLLALGLPALDAGTAFLEERANTSTARVELVVAALAAHAAAHPEGLVGGHYSYVSHLEDFLVQEDHDGRIRAAFERRWDAVGGRISALVGRIADGGETGWERAWADWSADAWRIAEERFDAGADFTGVRAEYVDRAAALGRATAERWDRGTRTRYSDFHRLLHRSDPQGTMWSRPDYLVYRACTNGLYRLLTICDVRPVERYLAAHLVVRSVPELTGHRWQTRVGEAVAAVEGTR from the coding sequence ATGAACGCCCCGGCCACCAGCCCGGACACCGCCCGGCCCGCCGCGACGGCCGCCACCGCCCTCGACGTGGTCGTCCACCACTACGAGCCGGTCAAGGCACCGCTCCTGCGCGAAGCCGTGCTGCCCCTCGCGCGACAGGCCGCCGCGGACGGGCTGACCGCCCACGTCGAACGCCACTGGCTGTACGGCCCGCACCTGCGGCTGCGCCTGCGCGGCCTCCCGGGCCCGGTCGCCGCCGCGGCCGAGCGCACCGCGGCCGAGCTGCGCGCCCGCGTGGCCTCGCATCCCTCGCGGGCCGCCGTCGACGAGCGGCGCCTGCTGGCACAGGCCGAGGCCGCGGGGCGGGCGGAACTGGTCCCGCCCCCGTACGGACCTCTCGTACCCGACAACACGGTGCGGGTGGAGCCGGTGGACCGGTCCTCACTGACCGCACTGATCGGCCCGGACGGGGTGCGGCTGCGCGAGGACCTGCTGGCGCTGGGCCTGCCCGCCCTCGATGCGGGCACCGCGTTCCTCGAAGAGCGTGCGAACACCTCCACCGCCCGGGTCGAACTCGTGGTGGCGGCCCTGGCGGCCCATGCGGCCGCGCACCCCGAAGGGCTGGTCGGCGGCCACTACTCGTACGTCTCCCACCTGGAGGACTTCCTCGTGCAGGAGGACCACGACGGGCGGATCCGGGCGGCCTTCGAACGCCGCTGGGACGCGGTCGGCGGGCGGATCTCCGCACTGGTGGGCCGGATCGCGGACGGTGGGGAGACGGGATGGGAGCGGGCCTGGGCCGACTGGTCCGCCGACGCCTGGCGGATCGCTGAGGAACGGTTCGACGCGGGCGCGGACTTCACCGGGGTGCGCGCGGAGTACGTGGACCGGGCCGCGGCACTGGGCCGGGCCACCGCCGAGCGCTGGGACCGCGGGACACGGACCCGGTACAGCGACTTCCACCGGCTGCTGCACCGCTCGGACCCCCAGGGCACGATGTGGAGCCGTCCCGACTACCTGGTCTACCGGGCCTGCACCAACGGGTTGTACCGGCTCCTGACCATCTGCGACGTCCGGCCCGTGGAGCGCTACCTCGCCGCCCACCTCGTCGTGCGCAGCGTGCCGGAGCTCACCGGGCACCGGTGGCAGACGCGCGTCGGCGAGGCCGTCGCCGCCGTGGAGGGCACGCGGTGA
- a CDS encoding thiazolylpeptide-type bacteriocin, whose product MSENAATPGYDDHDLDLDLDLSELTVTALSDTAALPENGASWGSCSCQGSSSCAQPQVETPTV is encoded by the coding sequence ATGTCCGAAAACGCTGCCACCCCCGGGTACGACGACCACGACCTGGACCTCGACCTCGACCTCAGCGAGCTGACCGTCACCGCGCTCAGCGACACCGCCGCGCTGCCCGAGAACGGCGCCTCCTGGGGCTCCTGCTCCTGTCAGGGCTCGTCCTCCTGCGCCCAGCCGCAGGTGGAGACGCCCACCGTCTGA